From a region of the Burkholderia sp. PAMC 26561 genome:
- a CDS encoding zinc-dependent alcohol dehydrogenase, whose protein sequence is MRALRWHGKHDIRCDTVPDPVMEEGRDAIIKVSTCAICGSDLHLFDGFMPTMESGDIMGHEFMGVVVEVGKDNKALKVGDRVVVPFTIFCGDCDQCKRGNFSVCERSNRNKDKADKVFGHTTAGLFGYSHLTGGYAGGQAEYVRVPMADTTHVKIPDGLTDEQVLFLGDIFPTGWQAAVNCDIQPDDTVAIWGAGPVGQMAIRSAVLLGAKQVVVIDRVPERLAMAKAGGAITINFDEESVLDRLKELTNGKGPEKCIDAVGMESHATRSVDAVYDRVKQAVMLESDRPHVLREMIYVCRPAGILSVPGVYGGLIDKIPFGASMNKGLTWKMGQTHVKRWTDDLLNRIQEGQIDPSFVITHTVSLEDGPAMYKTFRDKEDGCIKVVLKP, encoded by the coding sequence ATGAGAGCCTTGCGCTGGCATGGAAAACACGACATTCGATGTGACACGGTGCCCGATCCGGTCATGGAAGAGGGGCGCGACGCGATCATCAAGGTGTCGACTTGCGCGATCTGCGGCTCCGACCTGCATCTGTTCGACGGCTTCATGCCGACGATGGAAAGCGGCGACATCATGGGCCACGAGTTCATGGGCGTAGTGGTCGAAGTAGGCAAGGACAACAAGGCGCTCAAGGTTGGCGACCGGGTCGTGGTTCCCTTCACCATCTTCTGTGGCGATTGCGACCAGTGCAAACGCGGCAACTTTTCGGTTTGCGAACGCAGCAACCGTAACAAGGACAAGGCCGACAAGGTGTTCGGCCACACCACGGCGGGGCTGTTCGGCTACTCGCACCTGACCGGCGGTTATGCGGGCGGCCAGGCTGAGTACGTCCGCGTGCCCATGGCCGACACGACCCACGTCAAGATTCCGGACGGCCTGACCGACGAACAAGTCCTGTTTCTGGGCGATATCTTTCCGACTGGCTGGCAAGCGGCGGTCAATTGCGACATCCAGCCTGACGACACAGTCGCAATCTGGGGCGCGGGCCCGGTCGGCCAGATGGCGATACGCAGCGCCGTGCTGCTGGGCGCAAAGCAGGTCGTCGTGATCGACCGGGTGCCCGAACGCCTTGCCATGGCGAAGGCTGGTGGCGCAATCACCATCAACTTCGACGAAGAAAGCGTCCTCGACCGGTTAAAGGAACTGACCAATGGCAAGGGACCGGAGAAGTGTATCGATGCGGTCGGCATGGAATCGCATGCAACCCGTTCTGTCGATGCCGTCTACGACCGCGTCAAGCAGGCCGTGATGCTGGAGTCTGACCGTCCGCACGTGCTGCGCGAAATGATCTACGTGTGCCGTCCGGCAGGCATCCTCTCCGTGCCAGGGGTGTATGGCGGCCTGATCGACAAGATCCCGTTCGGTGCATCGATGAACAAGGGACTGACCTGGAAGATGGGCCAGACTCATGTGAAACGCTGGACGGACGATTTGCTGAACCGCATTCAGGAAGGCCAGATCGATCCGTCTTTCGTCATTACCCACACGGTTTCGCTGGAAGACGGTCCTGCGATGTACAAGACGTTCCGCGACAAGGAAGACGGGTGCATCAAGGTCGTCCTCAAACCCTGA